The following are from one region of the Bacillus sp. 2205SS5-2 genome:
- a CDS encoding dipeptidase — translation MIFDAHCDVLYKLFQQPSLKFTDAEELHITAKQLKSHQSKVQLFAIFLPPSLVPGERFKAALKMIDLFYERVLAPHPFMKMVKTRNDIENLLEHEVGAMLTLEGCEAIEGDLLKLTTLLRLGVASVGLTWNWANEVADGAMETRGAGLTRFGEGVIQTINQYKYWTDVSHLSDRAFWDTIERAKYPVASHSNSYTICPHPRNLRDDQVRAIVSKKGCIGMTFVPFFVNNSGQSSITDLIRHIERFCELGAANHIGFGSDFDGIDETIPGLSSFKDYDRLIHELHRYYSPAQVNKFLFGNFINALP, via the coding sequence TTGATTTTTGATGCCCATTGTGACGTTTTATATAAATTATTTCAACAACCATCGCTTAAGTTCACAGATGCAGAGGAGTTACATATAACGGCAAAACAATTAAAAAGTCATCAAAGTAAGGTCCAGTTATTTGCCATTTTTCTGCCCCCGAGTCTTGTGCCAGGTGAGCGATTTAAAGCGGCATTGAAAATGATCGACCTATTTTATGAACGCGTGTTAGCGCCACACCCATTTATGAAAATGGTTAAGACAAGGAATGACATTGAAAACTTACTCGAGCACGAAGTAGGTGCTATGCTGACATTAGAAGGTTGTGAAGCTATTGAAGGGGATCTGTTAAAACTAACCACCCTTCTGCGGCTAGGAGTGGCGTCTGTCGGGCTTACATGGAATTGGGCAAATGAAGTGGCGGATGGAGCAATGGAAACGAGAGGAGCCGGTCTAACAAGGTTTGGGGAGGGTGTCATCCAAACGATTAATCAATATAAATATTGGACCGATGTCTCTCATTTAAGCGATCGAGCTTTTTGGGATACAATTGAACGCGCGAAGTACCCTGTTGCATCCCATTCGAATTCTTATACTATCTGCCCCCATCCACGAAACTTACGAGATGATCAAGTGAGAGCAATCGTTAGCAAAAAGGGATGTATTGGAATGACCTTTGTTCCATTTTTTGTGAATAATAGTGGACAGTCTTCCATTACGGATCTTATTCGCCACATCGAACGGTTTTGTGAGCTTGGGGCGGCCAATCATATTGGGTTTGGATCTGACTTTGATGGCATTGACGAAACCATTCCAGGATTGAGCTCTTTTAAAGACTACGATCGTTTGATTCACGAGTTACACCGATACTATTCGCCAGCACAGGTTAACAAGTTTTTATTCGGAAATTTTATAAATGCATTGCCTTAA
- the spoVS gene encoding stage V sporulation protein SpoVS, with protein sequence MEILKVSAKSNPNSVAGALAGVLRERGKAEIQAIGAGALNQAVKAVAIARGFVAPSGVDLICIPAFTDIMIDNEERTAIKLIIEPR encoded by the coding sequence ATGGAAATATTAAAAGTTTCAGCAAAATCTAATCCTAATTCTGTGGCTGGTGCACTTGCCGGTGTTCTTCGTGAGAGAGGAAAGGCTGAAATACAGGCAATCGGAGCAGGAGCATTAAATCAAGCGGTCAAAGCTGTAGCCATTGCAAGGGGATTTGTTGCACCTAGTGGTGTTGATTTAATATGTATTCCGGCTTTTACCGATATCATGATCGATAATGAGGAAAGAACTGCGATAAAATTAATAATTGAACCAAGATAA